From Diospyros lotus cultivar Yz01 chromosome 4, ASM1463336v1, whole genome shotgun sequence, a single genomic window includes:
- the LOC127799875 gene encoding uncharacterized protein C6C3.02c-like, with amino-acid sequence MPRRSSAGRPAPRAAPRPAPAPAPQPAAAPVQRSGGGSMLGGLGATIAEGMAFGTGSAVAHRAVDAVLGPRTIQHEAVVSDSRAAAPAPSTNSIGGSDACGVHSKAFQDCLNNYGSDISKCQFYLDMLSECRKNSGSMMAS; translated from the exons ATGCCTCGCCGGAGCTCAGCAG GAAGACCAGCTCCCCGTGCTGCTCCTCGTCCTGCACCTGCACCTGCACCTCAGCCAG CTGCTGCTCCTGTTCAACGCAGTGGTGGTGGATCCATGCTAGGAGGTCTTGGAGCTACCATAGCCGAGG GAATGGCTTTTGGCACTGGAAGTGCTGTAGCACACAGGGCTGTTGATGCTGTATTGGGTCCTCGCACTATCCAACATGAAGCCGTAGTTTCTGACTCCCGCGCTGCTGCTCCAGCACCTTCCACGAACAGCATTGGTGGATCTGATGCATGCGGTGTACATTCCAAGGCCTTCCAGGAT TGCCTGAACAACTATGGGAGCGACATCAGCAAGTGTCAGTTCTACCTGGATATGTTGAGCGAATGCAGGAAGAACAGTGGTTCCATGATGGCTTCCTAA
- the LOC127799874 gene encoding uncharacterized protein LOC127799874 produces MIFRYTRAKPKIYKPFCNWIEEEEEEEEEEMLCAYISCWAWTGQSPVIRAPNSEPKLSISRTAPPALGGRCDRGESSSMELPVPAQVKPITSTSNPFVKHCLKLRLSSSYRHSHGSAVVVGTTPIREIYRYKESKQEPPATIDCLLLLDKAEIPDGLEDLPIRTIRVGSMVMKKLSGLQSTESIETICIMKIPSTFYNLDDNWQEADCQGWFPSLHRILVLDGIQDPGNLGTLLRSAMAFRWGGVFLLPGCCDPFNEKALRASRGASFQLPIVSGSWAHLEALANQFGLKILAGHPESSELSKQPVCRLSQRLADSLANLPLCLVLGSEGGGLSEKARQVSELVSIPMAGEFESLNVSVAGGIFLYMLQPEDQRLL; encoded by the exons ATGATTTTCAGATATACACGAGCAAAACCCAAAATTTATAAACCCTTCTGCAATtggatagaagaagaagaagaagaggaagaggaagagatgcTATGTGCATATATCTCTTGTTGGGCATGGACGGGCCAAAGTCCAGTCATTAGAGCACCAAATTCAGAGCCTAAGCTTTCAATTTCAAGAACTGCTCCTCCGGCTCTCGGAGGTAGATGTGATCGTGGTGAGAGCTCAAGTATGGAACTTCCTGTACCTGCTCAAGTGAAGCCCATAACCAGCACGTCGAACCCATTTGTGAAACACTGCCTCAAGCTTCGCCTCAGCTCTTCTTACCGCCACTCTCATGGTTCGGCTGTCGTTGTTGGCACTACCCCTATCAG GGAAATATACAGGTATAAGGAATCCAAGCAAGAGCCACCTGCTACCATAGATTGTTTACTTCTACTTGATAAAGCTGAGATTCCTGATGGTTTAGAGGATCTCCCTATTCGTACCATTCGTGTTGGCTCCATGGTGATGAAGAAACTCTCCGGATTGCAGTCGACTGAATCTATTGAGACAATTTGCATAATGAAAATTCCTTCGACATTCTATAATTTAGATGACAACTGGCAGGAGGCAGACTGCCAAGGATGGTTTCCATCTCTACATCGAATCCTAGTCCTTGATGGGATCCAG GATCCTGGTAACCTTGGCACATTACTTAGATCAGCAATGGCCTTTAGATGG GGTGGTGTATTCTTACTTCCCGGTTGTTGTGATCCATTCAATGAGAAAGCACTTCGAGCTAGCCGAGGGGCCTCCTTTCAGCTCCCTATAGTTTCTGGCTCGTGGGCTCATCTAGAAGCTCTCGCGAACCAATTTGGTTTGAAGATTTTGGCGGGTCATCCTGAGAGCAGTGAACTATCGAAGCAGCCAGTGTGTCGTCTTTCCCAGAGGCTTGCAGATTCCTTAGCCAATCTTCCATTGTGCTTGGTTCTGGGTAGCGAAGGGGGTGGCCTTTCTGAGAAAGCTAGGCAGGTGTCTGAGCTTGTAAGCATCCCAATGGCAGGGGAATTCGAGTCCCTTAATGTCTCGGTTGCTGGTGGCATTTTCTTGTATATGCTACAGCCTGAGGACCAGAGACTTTTGTGA
- the LOC127800430 gene encoding dof zinc finger protein DOF5.7-like — MSPERSIQEKPERQNSGSRRGASNRPQEQALKCPRCDSTNTKFCYYNNYSLTQPRHFCKSCRRYWTKGGALRNVPIGGGCRKNKKMNMKSSSRFNFADMDFQLDDALSFARLGYNQFSSFGNVSTASTAISTAPFAVYNLGSSGHQFGRSFPSSSVQEMGSMNVHSSLVSSIQSLSSINQELHWKQQQQRLAMLFGGDNPKESSASSFQPENQEISRSGFCGAAAGWGDLAAEWFSDGSFAPMNLTPSSSGASGIYEMTSRWNGIMAWADDLNLPSWVP, encoded by the coding sequence ATGTCCCCAGAGAGGAGCATTCAGGAGAAGCCGGAAAGGCAGAACTCAGGCAGCCGGAGAGGAGCATCTAATAGGCCGCAAGAACAAGCCCTCAAGTGTCCGAGGTGTGACTCTACAAACACGAAGTTTTGTTACTACAACAACTACAGCCTCACACAGCCTAGGCATTTCTGCAAGTCATGCAGGAGGTACTGGACAAAAGGAGGCGCTCTTCGCAACGTTCCAATCGGCGGCGGCTGCCGaaaaaacaagaagatgaaTATGAAGTCTTCTTCGAGGTTTAACTTCGCCGACATGGATTTTCAGCTTGATGATGCTCTCTCTTTCGCTAGGCTAGGCTATAACCAGTTCTCTTCATTTGGGAACGTTTCAACCGCCTCTACTGCAATCTCCACGGCTCCTTTTGCAGTTTATAACTTAGGAAGCTCCGGCCATCAGTTTGGCCGGAGTTTTCCTTCATCTTCTGTTCAAGAGATGGGTTCGATGAACGTTCACAGCAGCCTTGTGTCTTCCATACAATCCTTGAGCTCTATCAACCAAGAGCTCCACTGGAAGCAGCAGCAACAAAGGCTGGCCATGCTTTTCGGCGGAGATAATCCAAAAGAAAGCAGTGCCTCTTCTTTTCAGCCGGAAAACCAGGAGATATCAAGATCAGGGTTTTGTGGCGCCGCCGCCGGATGGGGCGACTTAGCCGCTGAGTGGTTTTCCGATGGCTCTTTTGCACCTATGAATCTTACCCCATCCAGCAGCGGCGCCAGTGGCATCTATGAAATGACGAGCAGATGGAACGGAATTATGGCATGGGCTGATGACTTGAATCTGCCCAGTTGGGTGCCGTAG